TCAGGGAGTTGCCCAGGCGATCGCAGCCCAAAAACGTACAGAAAAACAGTACAATGATGCCCAAAATGAAATCAATAAGTGGCAACGCAATGCCCAATTGGCACTGCAAAAAGGCGATGAAAACTTAGCAAGACAAGCCCTAGAGCGTAAAAAGACTTATACCGACACTAGCACAGCTCTCAAAACTAGCCTAGATCAGCAAAGCACTCAGGTTGAATCCCTCAAGCGCAACTTAATCCAGCTGGAAAGCAAACTTTCTGAGGCCAAAACCAAAAAAGAAATGCTCAAAGCGCGGATCACCACTGCCAAAGCCCAAGAGCAACTCGAAGGTATGGTGCGGGGGATGAATACCAACAGCGCTATGGCTGCTTTCGAGCGGATGGAAGAAAAAGTCCTGATGCAAGAAGCCCGCGCCCAGTCGGCAGCAGAGTTGGCAGGTGCAGACTTAGAAAGCCAGTTTGCACGCTTAGAATCTGGTAGCGATGTTGATGATGAATTGGCAGCTTTGAAAGCCTCACTAGCACCCGCCAGTCCACCAAATCAACCCCAACTGCCGCCACAACAACAAACCACCCCTTCCAGCAACCCTACTCAATCTCATGAAGTGGTTGATGCTGAATTGGAATCCCTACGCAAGCAATTGGATCAAATGTAACAATTGCAAAATTTCATTTGCCCTAGTCCCACAACCAACTGGTGTGGGATTTTGTGTCAGTTGTTAGGAAGCAGGAGGCAGGGGTTATTCTTTTTGTCCCCCCATCTCCCTCATCTCCCCTGCTCCCCTGCTCTTTTGTTTGACCATTGACAACTGACAACTAACTCTCAGATTGGTATAGAGTATTTTGTGTGCCAATTTTGAACGATGCCACCTAATGGAGACTGCAATGAGTAAGGGTGTAACCACCGTCACTGATGCTGAGTTTGAAACCGAAGTGTTGCAAGCCGAGCAGCCTGTATTAGTTTACTTTTGGGCTTCCTGGTGTGGGCCGTGTCAATTGATGTCGCCAATGATTAACCTGGCTGCCACTAAATACAGCGATCGCCTGAAAGTCGTCAAGATAGAAGTTGACCCGAATCCTGTTACTGTTAAACAGTACCAAGTGGAAGGTGTTCCAGCCCTCAGACTCATTCAAGGAGAAAAAACATTAGTATCCACTGAAGGAGTCATTGGTAAAGATAAATTACTCGAACTCTTAGATAAGCATTTAGATAGTAATTAGTCAATAGTCCAGAGTCAATAGTCTAAGAGTTTTTGACCATTGACTATTGACCATTGACTATTGACCATTGACCATTGACCATTGACCATTGACTAACATGCAATTTGCAAAGCGTTTAAATCCCCTGCAATTCAACGTCTTTGCTGAGATGGATAAAGCCAAGGCAGTGGCTCGCTCAGCAGGACGAGAGATCATTGATTTGTCGCTAGGGTCTTCTGATTTACCTGCCCAAGCACACGTCATTGAAGCGATCGCTCAATCTCTGTACGACCAAAGTACCCACGGCTACTTGCTGTTTCACGGTACTCTGGGATTTCGTCAAGCCGCAGCTAACTGGTATGAACAAAAATTTGGCATTAGCGTCGATCCGGACACTGAGGTACTGCCCCTGATTGGTTCCCAAGAAGGTACTGCCCATTTACCTTTAGCACTGCTCGACCCTGGAGATTTCGCTTTATTGCTCGATCCAGGCTACCCTTCCCATGCTGGCGGAGTCTACTTAGCTGGTGGGCAAATCTACCCAATGCCACTATTAGCAGAAAACGATTTTTTACCAGTATTTACTGATATTCCTGCCCCTGTTTTAGCCCAGTCGAAGATGATGGTATTGAGCTATCCTCACAATCCGACTGCGGCGATCGCTCCTTTATCTTTCTTCCAAGCAGCGGTAACTTTTTGTACTCAACACAATCTTGTTCTGGTTCACGATTTCCCCTATGTAGATTTGGTATTTGAAGAATCTGGGGAACTCGGGGCCCCCTCTGGGGATAAGGGGCAATGGGGACTGGGAATTGAAAAAAATCTCTCCCAATACCCAACAACGCCACTTGCTCCACTTGGGCAGAGCCACAGACCGCAGGGCTGCCCCAATACCCAATCCCTAGTCCCTTCTATCCTGCAAGCTGACCGAGACAAAAGTATTTCAATTGAATTTTTTACCCTTTCAAAGTCCTACAACATGGGCGGATTCCGTATTGGCTACGCCATCGGTAATGCCCAGTTAATTAATGCTTTACGCCAAGTCAAAGCAGCCGTCGATTTTAATCAGTATCGGGGAATTTTGAATGGGGCGATCGCTGCTCTGACTGGGCCACAAGCAGGAGTAACAGATTCAGTGAATATTTTCCGCAAACGTCGTGATGCTTTCATCAATGCTTTACATGACATCGGTTGGCAAGTTCCTACCCCCAAAGCCACTATGTATATTTGGGCTAAGCTACCCTCTTTGTGGCATCAAAATTCTGTAGAATTTTGTACTCAGTTGGTCAAACAAACTGGTGTTGCTGCTTCTCCTGGTGCTGGTTTTGGCAAATCTGGAGAAGGATATGTCCGCTTTGCTTTGGTGCATGAGCCACCTTTGTTAGAAACTGCTGTCCAAAGAATTGCAGAGTTTCTTTAATTAAGGGATAAGTTTTTATCTTAACCCTCCCGCAGCCCTGCTTCACTACCACTGATTGTCGGTGCGTTAGGACGCTCCGATATTAAAGCCAATGTAGGGCGCGATTTTCGTTGCTTGTGTGTACACCGTAGATATGGCTACCTGAAAGCGAAATAGTATTGGTTATTTTTTTATAAAATTTTTATCTTAATCCTGTATAATTACGGTTGTTTTTCCCACTACTGTGTAAACAATAATTTAGATATATTTATTGACATACAATAACTAGCATGATTTCTTGGGAAAAGAACTTAAGAATTTATTAAATTACTGAAAAAGCAAGCAAAACCATGATTTGATCTAATTTTAATAGGATATTATCCTCAAGATCAAAGCACAGATAAATGTCAGTTATTTAAAATCTGGCTGACTTACACCTGCAAATTTTTCCTGAATTTGAAATCTTCCATCTATACTATTTAAACTTCTTAGCCACAGAAATAACTTTTAACATAACAGAATAGGTAAAAATGACAGCAAATCTACTTACTATAGAGCGACAATTAAAGTCGCACCAACCAAGACGAGTTCTACTAATTGAAGATAATGATGTCAATAGAATGCTGCTGAGGGACTATCTCAGCTATTGTGGATACAATGTCGAAAGTCTATCAGATGGCTCTGCTCTATTCCCAACTATAGAAAAATTCCAGCCTGAGTTACTGTTGTTAGATCTGAAATTACCAGACATCGACGGTTATGTACTGCTAGAACAAATTCAACAAAAGCAAAATTTATCAAAGATACCTATTATTGTAGTTTCAGCTTTTGCTTTTAAAGCTGATAAAGAACGAGCGATAAATCTCGGTGCTAAACGTTACTTTATTAAACCGATAGATCTGAATGAACTGCTACTATCAATTGAAGAAGAATTATCTTGTATTCATATATGAAATTGATTTAACTCTGTATATTTATTTAGTTTTTTCGTTGTTAATGAATTCTTCAACACTCTCACTTAGATGTTGTACAGAATTGCCAATTTCATGAATTTTTTTTTGTAATTGCGCTAGTAATAAAACTGCTGTTTGTAGTTCGTTTAATGTTTCATCCATAGCCTCGCGGTAACTGGATTCAAATTCTTGTAAATTCATATATAATTCTCTCCTTAAATAAGTTCAGTATTTATCATTACAATCATAGTCAGAGATATTATGTTGCTAAAACCGTTAATTCGCTTAATCTTTGACGTTCAATTAAGAATCCGAAATATTGCCTATTGATCTGTGGCTGACAAAATCTTTGATCTGATCGATTAATGGATACACATAGCCAAGTTGAACAAGGCACAGTCAGGTAATGTATGAGTGAGTACACACAACTTTGAATAATATCAATAAATAAGAATTTTTAGAAGAAAAAAAAATCTATAAAACTTAAATTCGTTCTAAAAACTCAGAAAAAACTTATAAAGAACACTACAATATGTAAGTAAGTTAACGTCACATAACAGATAAATAGCTGTAATATTCCGATTAGATAGATTAGAAACTTGATATTAACTTGATAAATTGCACGTAAGAGCAACACAAAAAAGTTATTTCTTCTTAAAATAGAAAGTAGGTAAATTTATAAAATTACCTAAATTAGGTTGTGACTATATCTGCTCAAATACCACCACTACTTAAAGATCCAGAACGTCTGGAAAGCCGTCTAGCAGAAATTCCACCAGAACCGGGAGTTTATTTCATGCGGGACGGAAACGATCGCATCATATACATAGGTAAATCGCGCAAATTGCGATCGCGTGTCCGTTCCTACTTCCGGGAAGGGTACGCTAAGAGCGAACGTATCGCTACAATGGCTAAGCAGGTGAGCGAAATCGAATTTATCGTCACCGATACCGAAGCCGAAGCCTTGGCGTTGGAAGCCAACTTAATCAAGCAGCATCAGCCGTATTATAACGTACTGCTCAAGGATGATAAAAAATATCCTTATGTCTGCATCACTTGGTCAGAAGAATATCCTCGAATTTTCATCACTCGCAAACGCCAATTCGGCAAAGAAAAGGATAAGTTTTACGGCCCTTATACTGATGCTGGGTTGTTGCGAGAAATCTTACGAATTAGTAAGCGGATTTTTGCGTTGCGCCAACGACCTCAACCACTGTTTAAAGACCGTCCTTGCTTAAATTATGATATGGGGCGCTGTCCGGGTGTGTGCCAACAGCTGATTTCACCAGAAGAATACCGCAAAACTGTACAAAAGGTGGCGATGGTATTCCAAGGTCGGACTCAGGAACTAATTGACATCTTGACAGAACAAATGCAAAAATCAGCCGAGGCATTGAACTTTGAGTCAGCGGCGCGGATTCGCGATCAAATAGCTGGTTTAAAATCGCTGACTGCGGATCAAAAAGTTTCTCTTCCAGATGATACAGTTTCACGGGATGCCATTGCCCTAGCCGCCGATGCACAACATGCTTGCATTCAATTATTTCAGATTCGGGCTGGGCAATTGGTAGGACGCTTAGCATTTGTTGCAGATGCACAGGCTGAACCTGGAGCTATTTTACAGCGAGTCTTAGAAGAACATTATCAAACTGCTGATTCGGTGGAAATTCCTATCGAGATTTTGGTACAGCACGAATTACCAGAAACAGAGATATTGGCGGATGTCTTGACCCAGCGCAAGGGAAGAAAAGTCACGATTTTAGCTCCCCAGCGGCAAACCAAGGCAGAATTAATTGAGATGGTAGAACGCAATGCTCAGTATGAATTGCAAAGAATGCAGAAATTTAGCGATCGCAATCACGAAGCAATGCAAGATTTAGCTGCTATTCTCGACTTACCCGACTTACCCGGCCGCATCGAAGGTTATGATATCTCACATATTCAAGGTGCCAATGCTGTAGCTTCTCAAGTTGTGTTTATTGATGGGATCAGCGCCAAGCAGCACTATCGCCACTACAAAATCAAAAATCCCACAGTGACAGCCGGACACTCAGATGATTTTGCTAGTTTAGCAGAAGTCATCCAGCGACGGTTTCGTAAGTATAGCGAAGATCCACAATTACCAAGAGCAGGTAATCCTGACTGGCCTGATTTAATTATGATTGATGGCGGGAAAGGTCAGTTATCATCGGTTGTCGCCGTTTTACAAGAGCATAATTTATTAGAAGACTTACGAGTTGTGAGTTTGGCAAAACAGCGAGAAGAGATTTTTTTACCAGGAGAATCTCAACCGTTGGAAACCGATGCAGAACAACCAGGGGTGCAATTGTTGCGGCGTTTGCGGGATGAAGCACATCGATTTGCAGTCACTTTCCACCGTCAGCAACGTAGTGAGAAATTGAAGCGATCGCGTTTAGATGAAATTCCTGGCTTAGGACACCATCGGCAAAAGCAACTTTTAGGGCATTTTCGCTCAGTAGATTATATTCGTCAAGCCACACCGGCACAACTAGCTGAAGTTTCAGGAATTGGCCCGCGTTTAGCTCAAGAAATCTACGATTATTTTCACCCCTCTTAACGTGAGGCCCGACAGACAAAGCGCAAGTGGCGTGAGGGGTTGGGGGTGAGGTCGAAAAATGTACTTCACACAACTGAGAACCGCTATATATACCCGACTTTTTAAAAAAGTCGGGTATATTAAATTGGCGGGAAATTGAACAGGTGCAAGACATAAACCTGCAAAAAAGAATTTTCGTACCCCTGGGGGGAAGCAAGCTAGCAAGAGTGTCTTTGTCACAGAAGGGTAGGGCGGTTCGATTTACAACCGCTTTATTGCTGCCAAATATTAACCAAACCTTAAGACTGACATTCTGTTACCAAAGATACAGTAATTTCTTGATTTTAATTTTTGAATACAAGAACAGCTTTTTTTGTGTTTGTCTAAAAAGACAACAAATAAGGCTCTCTCAAGGTATAAAACATAGGGATCACTTAATCTCTAAACCATATTCCATCAGGAATTTAGTTTATGTACCTAAAGTAGGATGATAAAATCACCTAGATTTGTGCATAATACATAGAAAGAACGACAAAAATTTCAAACATAAAATCTTGTTTAAAATAATCAGCTAAGTTATTAGCTGTTTGTTAACTTTGGTAAAACCAAAATATTTGCTTACTTAGCTTACTTAATTGACGGTTTTTTTCACACGACTTTAATTCCGACCAGGGGTAAAAAATGCATACAATACAAAAAATTCACTGCCCAAACTGCGGCAGTGAAGCAGAACGTCATTATATTACTGAAAGTCAAATAACTCGGACACAATGTCCAGCTTGTGACTACTTAATGATTAGCTGTACCCGCACTGGTAAAGTGATTGAAGCTTACGCCCCCGGTATTCTTGCAAAAAGGTAATTTAATTAGGAGTTAAGAGTTAAGAGTTAGGAGTTAGGAATTATGAACTCCTAACTCCTAACTCCTAACTTTTTTTACTTGCACGTAGTTGTCCACAAGCTGCATCAGCTTCTAAACCACGAGAATAGCGGACACTAACAGCAATTTGTTGTTGTTTGAGGACTTTCACAAAAGCTTGAATGCGATCGCTATTCGGGCGTTTGTAGTCAACTTCCGCAATGGGGTTGTAGGGAATCAAATTCACATGACTTTGGAATCCTCGCAGACATTTTGCCAATTCCAATGCGTGTTCTGGCAAATCGTTCACCCCAGCGAGGAGAACATATTCAAAAGATACACGGCGACCCGTGATTTCGACGTATTCCCGACATTCAGTTAGTAAATCTTTGAGAGGATAGGAGTGGGCGCTAGGTATAAGTTGTTCTCGCAGGGCTTGGTTGGGTGCGTGAAGACTAACAGCAAGAGTAATTTGCAGATGGTGTTCGGCTAACTGACGGATGCGATCGCGAATACCCACTGTAGAAACAGTAAGCGATCGCTGTCCAATGCCGACATCTTGATTGAGGCATTTCAAAGCAGCTAAAACATTCTCAGTATTCAACAATGGTTCACCCATGCCCATGAATACCACATGGCTAACCCGCTGCTGAAAATCTGATTGTACAGTTAACACCTGATCGACAATTTCATGCCTGCCTAAATTGCGCTTATAGCCGCCTTTACCAGTAGCGCAGAAATCACACGCCATTGGGCAACCCACCTGAGTAGAAACGCATACTGTTAAACGCTTGTCTGTGGGAATGCCAACGGTTTCAATGATTTGACCATCAGCCAGTTGCAGCAGGTACTTAATCGTGCGATCGGGTGCAACAGCGCGATGGTGTATAGTTGAACGTCCAATGGGGATTTGTGCTACTTCTTGCCGCCATTGTTTAGAAAATACAGAAATATCAGCAAGCGATCGCACTTGCTTTTGATAAATCCACTCATGCAGTTGCTTTCCTCTATAAGCAGGTTGTCCTTGCTGCTGCACCCAAGCAGTTAACTCAGTAACCGAAGCACCTAGCAAGGGAGGCAGCGCTGTGCGGGGGTTCCCCCCGTTGAGGCGACTGCCGTGAGGAATTATTTCTGATGTTCTTGAGTCAACTAAAGAAATGAGAGGCGTAGCAGGCATAAAAAAACAAGAATTGATACTGGATCTCTATCCTACAACTTCCAGATTAACTCGGTTGCCGCAGAGGAATATCGATCACAAATTCAGCCCCTTCTCCAGGTGTCGAAATACACTCTAGCGTACCCCCATGTTTATCCACCACAATTTGATAGCTGATGGATAATCCCAAACCAGTACCTTGTCCCACAGGTTTAGTAGTAAAGAAAGGGTCAAACAATTTAGTTTTAGCCTTCTCTGTGATTCCTGCACCATTATCTTTAATACTGATGATCAAGCGCTCTTGATTTTGAACTTGAGTACGGATGATAATGTGACTAGGGTTTTGTAAAATCTCGTCTTGGCAGCAGTGATCAGAATACTCATGTAAAGCATCAATTGCATTACTTAAGATATTCATAAATACCTGATTCATTTGTCCTGGATAGCATTCCACAAGAGGCAAATCACCGTATTCTTTAATCACTTCAATAGGCGGTTGGTCTGGTTTAGCTCTCAGACGATGTTGCAAAATCAGTAATGTGCTGTCGATACCTTCGTGGATATCAGCCAGCCTCATTTCTAATTGATCGAGTCGTGAGAAATTGCGTAAAGTTTTGACAATCTCACAGATTCGGCTAGCACCAACTTCCATTGAAGATAAAATTTTCGGTAGATCCTCAATGATAAACTCTAAGTCAAAAGTATTGACTAATGCTTGAATTTCTGAATGATGTTCAGGATAAATGTATTGATATAAATTGACGAGATTTAATAAATTTTGAGTATACTCTTTAACATATTTGAGATTGCCGTAAATGAAATTTACAGGATTATTAATTTCATGTCCAACACCAGCCACTAGCTGTCCTAGTGAAGACATTTTTTCAGTTTGAATCAGTTGAGATTGGGTTTGCTGTAACTCTTTGAGAGTTTGTTTTAACTCTTGGGCTTGTGTTGCAGCAGTCTTCGCCAAATATTCTTGAACTTGTAGTGCCTTTTCTAGCTGTGACTGTCGCTGTTTGAGTTCATCTGTTAATTTTTTGACATCTTCTAAAGCGTTATTTTTAGCTTTGAGTAAAAATATCAAATCAACAGTTTGGTCATGAATTGCAAAGTCTTTTAGCTTCAGATTGTATGTAGATATAGAATTTAAATCATTGATCCAAACAGAGCAGAGAAAAAGCATAACATCCTGCTCCTGGATATACATCATTTGCCCTTTAAGAAGGATGCCATTATATAGAGATTCAAACAAAAATAAAGAGTGAAGCCGCTTAGCGATCGCTGCAAAATCAATCCGAATCTTCGGACGCTTAATCTCAAAATGTTCCTCAATTAAATTGCCGTGCAAGGGTTCTGGGTGAATACGTTGCAAAACTTCCCCAACTTGTAAAATCTTCCCCTCACGATTGAACACAATATGAAATGGAAAAGCTTGGTTAAATAATTGTGGTGGAATATTGAATTGGGGGCAGTTCATGAAATAGTTAGTGATGTTTGTACTCTATTAAAAAAGCATCATGGTCAGCACCCTCTTCTCGATTTTGAATTTGGGTAATGTTAACTTTTGTATTAAATCTAGCTCCTAAACCTCTGAGTAAGCCAACAACCATTGGAGCCAGTCCTTTTCGCCCAGAATGGTAGTTGAGTTGCAAAGCATTTTCTTGGGCTTCAGTGCATTCAAACGAAGGAGGATTATATTGTGGGAAGTGTACACTCAGACGAGTATGCAGGTCATCCAGATTTTCCAGGAATTCTGGTAGGTTATCCCC
Above is a window of Nostoc sp. UHCC 0702 DNA encoding:
- the uvrC gene encoding excinuclease ABC subunit UvrC; this encodes MTISAQIPPLLKDPERLESRLAEIPPEPGVYFMRDGNDRIIYIGKSRKLRSRVRSYFREGYAKSERIATMAKQVSEIEFIVTDTEAEALALEANLIKQHQPYYNVLLKDDKKYPYVCITWSEEYPRIFITRKRQFGKEKDKFYGPYTDAGLLREILRISKRIFALRQRPQPLFKDRPCLNYDMGRCPGVCQQLISPEEYRKTVQKVAMVFQGRTQELIDILTEQMQKSAEALNFESAARIRDQIAGLKSLTADQKVSLPDDTVSRDAIALAADAQHACIQLFQIRAGQLVGRLAFVADAQAEPGAILQRVLEEHYQTADSVEIPIEILVQHELPETEILADVLTQRKGRKVTILAPQRQTKAELIEMVERNAQYELQRMQKFSDRNHEAMQDLAAILDLPDLPGRIEGYDISHIQGANAVASQVVFIDGISAKQHYRHYKIKNPTVTAGHSDDFASLAEVIQRRFRKYSEDPQLPRAGNPDWPDLIMIDGGKGQLSSVVAVLQEHNLLEDLRVVSLAKQREEIFLPGESQPLETDAEQPGVQLLRRLRDEAHRFAVTFHRQQRSEKLKRSRLDEIPGLGHHRQKQLLGHFRSVDYIRQATPAQLAEVSGIGPRLAQEIYDYFHPS
- a CDS encoding heme NO-binding domain-containing protein; this encodes MYGLINKAIQDMVCDRFGEETWQMIKKKAELELETFLRMETYPDDLTHKLVKATSEVVDLTPTEVMQAFGEYWIQYTGKAGYGAMMDMSGDNLPEFLENLDDLHTRLSVHFPQYNPPSFECTEAQENALQLNYHSGRKGLAPMVVGLLRGLGARFNTKVNITQIQNREEGADHDAFLIEYKHH
- a CDS encoding response regulator; its protein translation is MTANLLTIERQLKSHQPRRVLLIEDNDVNRMLLRDYLSYCGYNVESLSDGSALFPTIEKFQPELLLLDLKLPDIDGYVLLEQIQQKQNLSKIPIIVVSAFAFKADKERAINLGAKRYFIKPIDLNELLLSIEEELSCIHI
- a CDS encoding thioredoxin — translated: MSKGVTTVTDAEFETEVLQAEQPVLVYFWASWCGPCQLMSPMINLAATKYSDRLKVVKIEVDPNPVTVKQYQVEGVPALRLIQGEKTLVSTEGVIGKDKLLELLDKHLDSN
- a CDS encoding LL-diaminopimelate aminotransferase; this encodes MQFAKRLNPLQFNVFAEMDKAKAVARSAGREIIDLSLGSSDLPAQAHVIEAIAQSLYDQSTHGYLLFHGTLGFRQAAANWYEQKFGISVDPDTEVLPLIGSQEGTAHLPLALLDPGDFALLLDPGYPSHAGGVYLAGGQIYPMPLLAENDFLPVFTDIPAPVLAQSKMMVLSYPHNPTAAIAPLSFFQAAVTFCTQHNLVLVHDFPYVDLVFEESGELGAPSGDKGQWGLGIEKNLSQYPTTPLAPLGQSHRPQGCPNTQSLVPSILQADRDKSISIEFFTLSKSYNMGGFRIGYAIGNAQLINALRQVKAAVDFNQYRGILNGAIAALTGPQAGVTDSVNIFRKRRDAFINALHDIGWQVPTPKATMYIWAKLPSLWHQNSVEFCTQLVKQTGVAASPGAGFGKSGEGYVRFALVHEPPLLETAVQRIAEFL
- a CDS encoding PspA/IM30 family protein codes for the protein MGLFDRIKRVVSANLNDLVNKAEDPEKMLEQAILEMQEDLVQLRQGVAQAIAAQKRTEKQYNDAQNEINKWQRNAQLALQKGDENLARQALERKKTYTDTSTALKTSLDQQSTQVESLKRNLIQLESKLSEAKTKKEMLKARITTAKAQEQLEGMVRGMNTNSAMAAFERMEEKVLMQEARAQSAAELAGADLESQFARLESGSDVDDELAALKASLAPASPPNQPQLPPQQQTTPSSNPTQSHEVVDAELESLRKQLDQM
- the rlmN gene encoding 23S rRNA (adenine(2503)-C(2))-methyltransferase RlmN, with the protein product MPATPLISLVDSRTSEIIPHGSRLNGGNPRTALPPLLGASVTELTAWVQQQGQPAYRGKQLHEWIYQKQVRSLADISVFSKQWRQEVAQIPIGRSTIHHRAVAPDRTIKYLLQLADGQIIETVGIPTDKRLTVCVSTQVGCPMACDFCATGKGGYKRNLGRHEIVDQVLTVQSDFQQRVSHVVFMGMGEPLLNTENVLAALKCLNQDVGIGQRSLTVSTVGIRDRIRQLAEHHLQITLAVSLHAPNQALREQLIPSAHSYPLKDLLTECREYVEITGRRVSFEYVLLAGVNDLPEHALELAKCLRGFQSHVNLIPYNPIAEVDYKRPNSDRIQAFVKVLKQQQIAVSVRYSRGLEADAACGQLRASKKS
- a CDS encoding GHKL domain-containing protein, with translation MNCPQFNIPPQLFNQAFPFHIVFNREGKILQVGEVLQRIHPEPLHGNLIEEHFEIKRPKIRIDFAAIAKRLHSLFLFESLYNGILLKGQMMYIQEQDVMLFLCSVWINDLNSISTYNLKLKDFAIHDQTVDLIFLLKAKNNALEDVKKLTDELKQRQSQLEKALQVQEYLAKTAATQAQELKQTLKELQQTQSQLIQTEKMSSLGQLVAGVGHEINNPVNFIYGNLKYVKEYTQNLLNLVNLYQYIYPEHHSEIQALVNTFDLEFIIEDLPKILSSMEVGASRICEIVKTLRNFSRLDQLEMRLADIHEGIDSTLLILQHRLRAKPDQPPIEVIKEYGDLPLVECYPGQMNQVFMNILSNAIDALHEYSDHCCQDEILQNPSHIIIRTQVQNQERLIISIKDNGAGITEKAKTKLFDPFFTTKPVGQGTGLGLSISYQIVVDKHGGTLECISTPGEGAEFVIDIPLRQPS